A stretch of the Lolium perenne isolate Kyuss_39 chromosome 3, Kyuss_2.0, whole genome shotgun sequence genome encodes the following:
- the LOC127338181 gene encoding uncharacterized protein, with protein MANTPTPTTALSMKLLVDTKARRVLFAEASKDVVDFLFSLLSLPVGTAVKLLGKEAMVGSVGRLYGSVEKLDGTYVQAGAAKDALLHPTVFSAAVSSQSSLLGLPPPPSPQLPQPKTFYRCNKQCNSGNYGYSQGTCNSCRSYITDAYGTSCTSCGGQMTNQLTLLPSAGSGGQVAAKATAVVSGKGFVQGIVTYTVMDDLAVTPMSSISSITLLNTFAVKDLTALQEKTVPLGYNEGLEILKASLQSKTVLTDVFLGKKPPSIILHPTVGSTTTAISGVGLPGPALGDFPVAWGLPPIQGIKGGSCDGAPPTAPACRCRGQLAEGLCCFLFSLGAFL; from the exons ATGGCGAACACACCGACACCGACCACCGCGCTGAGCATGAAGCTCCTCGTCGACACCAAGGCCCGGCGCGTGCTGTTCGCGGAGGCGAGCAAGGACGTCGTCGACTTCCTCTTCTCCCTCCTCTCCCTGCCCGTCGGCACGGCCGTCAAGCTGCTCGGGAAGGAAGCCATGGTCGGCAGCGTCGGCCGCCTCTACGGCAGCGTCGAGAAGCTCGACGGTACCTACGTCCAGGCCGGCGCCGCCAAGGACGCGCTCCTCCACCCCACCGTCTTCTCGGCGGCGGTCAGCAGCCAAAGCTCCCTGTTGGGCTTGCCGCCTCCGCCATCCCCACAGCTCCCCCAACCCAAGACTTTCTACAGATGCAACAAGCAGTGCAACTCGGGCAACTATGGATACAGCCAAGGTACTTGCAACAGTTGCCGTAGCTACATCACAGACGCATACGGCACCAGCTGTACGTCGTGCGGCGGCCAGATGACCAATCAGTTGACGCTCCTACCCTCAGCCGGGTCCGGAGGCCAGGTGGCGGCGAAGGCGACGGCTGTCGTCAGCGGCAAGGGGTTCGTGCAGGGCATCGTGACGTACACGGTGATGGACGACCTCGCCGTGACGCCCATGTCCTCCATCTCCAGCATTACCCTGCTCAACACCTTCGCCGTCAAGGACCTCACCGCGCTCCAGGAGAAGACCGTGCCGCTCGGCTACAACGAG GGTCTGGAGATCCTCAAGGCGTCGCTGCAGTCCAAGACCGTCCTCACCGACGTTTTCCTGGGAAAGAAGCCGCCCAGCATTATCCTCCACCCCACCGTCGGATCGACGACGACGGCAATCTCCGGTGTAGGTCTTCCGGGACCGGCGCTCGGTGACTTCCCGGTCGCGTGGGGTCTGCCTCCGATCCAAGGCATCAAGGGAGGCAGCTGCGACGGCGCGCCACCGACGGCTCCGGCGTGTCGCTGCCGTGGTCAACTTGCAGAGGGCTTGTGCTGTTTTTTGTTTTCGTTGGGGGCCTTTCTGTAA